A portion of the Rhodococcus pseudokoreensis genome contains these proteins:
- a CDS encoding TldD/PmbA family protein: MTAPRQVDPEFLALPLRSLADAALAAARAAGASHADLRVHRLTSQSLRLRDGEVQSAVDTDELGFAVRVVVDGTWGFASHAELTPATAAATAEQAVAVARALRGLNRETVELADEPVYPDVHWVSDYEVDPFEIPASEKISLLGEYSRRLLASDGVDHVTAGCLQVKEQTFYADLAGSSIVQRRVRLHPQLEATTVDQSAGVFETMRTLAPPVGRGWEYVAGDGVWNWTDELARIPDLLAEKVKAPSVVAGPTDLVIDPTNLWLTIHESIGHATEYDRAIGYEAAYAGTSFATPDKLGTLRYGTPIMHVTADRTERHGLATVGYDDDGVETQSWDLVADGILVGYQLDRAFAPRLGLERSNGCSYADSPHHVPIQRMANVSLQPDPDTDRSTEDLISGVEDGIYVVGDKSWSIDMQRYNFQFTGQRFYRIRGGKLDGQLRDVAYQATTTDFWGSMDAVGGRSTWQLGGAFNCGKAQPGQVAAVSHGCPSALFRGVNVLNTRTEGGR, translated from the coding sequence GTGACGGCTCCACGACAGGTTGATCCGGAATTCCTTGCCCTTCCGCTGCGTTCGCTGGCGGACGCGGCGCTCGCCGCCGCCCGTGCGGCGGGCGCGTCGCACGCCGACCTGCGGGTCCATCGACTGACCAGCCAGTCGCTGCGACTCCGCGACGGCGAAGTGCAATCGGCGGTGGACACGGACGAACTCGGCTTCGCGGTGCGGGTCGTCGTCGACGGCACGTGGGGTTTCGCCTCGCACGCCGAGCTGACCCCCGCGACCGCCGCCGCCACCGCGGAACAGGCCGTCGCCGTCGCCCGGGCATTGCGCGGGCTGAACCGGGAAACCGTCGAACTCGCGGACGAACCGGTGTATCCGGACGTGCACTGGGTGTCCGACTACGAGGTCGATCCGTTCGAAATCCCCGCGTCGGAGAAGATCTCGCTGCTGGGCGAATACTCCCGCCGGCTGCTCGCGTCCGACGGCGTCGACCACGTCACCGCGGGATGCCTGCAGGTGAAGGAGCAGACGTTCTACGCCGATCTCGCCGGGTCCTCCATCGTGCAGCGGCGGGTGCGGTTGCATCCGCAACTCGAAGCGACCACCGTCGACCAGTCGGCCGGCGTGTTCGAGACGATGCGCACCCTCGCTCCCCCCGTCGGCCGCGGATGGGAATACGTCGCCGGAGACGGGGTGTGGAACTGGACCGACGAACTCGCCCGCATCCCGGACCTGCTCGCCGAGAAGGTGAAGGCCCCCAGCGTGGTGGCCGGTCCCACCGATCTGGTGATCGACCCGACCAACCTGTGGTTGACGATCCACGAGTCCATCGGGCACGCCACCGAGTACGACCGCGCGATCGGCTACGAGGCCGCCTACGCCGGCACCTCGTTCGCCACGCCCGACAAGCTCGGCACGCTGCGCTACGGGACACCGATCATGCATGTGACCGCCGACCGGACCGAGCGGCACGGCCTCGCCACGGTCGGGTACGACGACGACGGCGTCGAGACGCAGTCGTGGGACCTGGTCGCCGACGGGATTCTCGTCGGCTATCAACTCGACCGGGCGTTCGCGCCCCGGCTCGGGCTGGAGCGGTCGAACGGCTGCTCGTACGCCGACTCGCCGCACCACGTCCCGATCCAGCGGATGGCGAACGTGTCGTTGCAGCCCGATCCCGACACCGATCGCAGCACCGAGGACCTGATCTCCGGCGTGGAGGACGGCATCTACGTGGTGGGCGACAAGTCCTGGTCGATCGACATGCAGCGCTACAACTTCCAGTTCACCGGCCAGCGGTTCTACCGTATCCGCGGCGGCAAGCTCGACGGGCAACTGCGCGACGTCGCCTACCAGGCGACCACCACCGACTTCTGGGGTTCGATGGACGCCGTCGGCGGCCGGTCCACATGGCAGCTCGGGGGCGCCTTCAACTGCGGCAAGGCACAGCCCGGTCAGGTCGCGGCCGTCAGCCACGGCTGCCCGTCGGCGCTGTTCCGCGGAGTCAACGTACTGAACACCCGGACGGAAGGCGGCCGATGA
- a CDS encoding TSUP family transporter: MNVGDWALLLTAATAAGWVDAVVGGGGLILIPALFLVAPQLTPQAALATNKLTAFTGTSAAVVTFARRIPMNWRLLVPAGVLAAVTSALGAATVSRIDKDVFIPLIMAVLVGVAVFVTIRPQLGTTLAKDPPTRRKVVAVVLLSAGLLGFYDGLFGPGTGTFLIISFATFLGTEFVRSAAMAKVINLGSNLGALVFFAATGHVLWALGLSMAVCNVIGAITGSRMALSKGAGFVRITLLVVVIAMVIRLGWQQFG; encoded by the coding sequence ATGAATGTGGGTGACTGGGCGCTTCTTCTCACCGCCGCGACGGCCGCCGGGTGGGTGGACGCCGTCGTCGGCGGCGGCGGGCTGATCCTCATTCCCGCTCTGTTTCTCGTCGCACCGCAGCTGACGCCGCAGGCGGCGCTGGCCACCAACAAGCTCACCGCGTTCACCGGCACGTCCGCCGCCGTCGTCACGTTCGCGCGCCGCATCCCCATGAACTGGCGGCTGCTGGTTCCCGCAGGTGTGCTCGCGGCGGTGACGTCCGCGCTCGGCGCCGCGACGGTGTCGCGCATCGACAAGGACGTCTTCATCCCGCTAATCATGGCGGTGCTCGTCGGGGTCGCCGTGTTCGTCACCATCCGTCCGCAACTCGGGACCACGCTGGCGAAGGATCCGCCGACCCGGCGGAAGGTCGTCGCCGTCGTCCTGCTCTCCGCAGGGCTCCTCGGTTTCTACGACGGCCTGTTCGGGCCGGGCACCGGGACGTTTCTCATCATCAGTTTCGCCACGTTCCTCGGCACGGAATTCGTGCGCAGCGCCGCGATGGCGAAGGTGATCAATCTCGGATCGAATCTCGGTGCGCTGGTGTTCTTCGCCGCCACCGGCCACGTGCTGTGGGCGCTCGGTTTGAGCATGGCGGTCTGCAACGTGATCGGAGCGATCACCGGTTCGCGGATGGCGCTGAGCAAGGGTGCCGGTTTCGTCCGGATCACGCTGCTGGTCGTGGTGATCGCGATGGTGATCCGGTTGGGTTGGCAGCAATTCGGGTGA
- a CDS encoding sensor histidine kinase: MRRFSLWLRGKPTVADSMLAAILFTLEVFVFTASGDRSPWVQLVMGFLLCLPIAWRRRYPRAAAGAVLVMSITITFISYSIGDLDAEHPGLLALAVSLYTLVAYVDRRTAAVYAVGLVVDSVLSIWLLEQELLAAGLFSVLVFALSWITAEFLGARRAYDEEVAARLVVADYDRDRRAEDAVAAERTRIARELHDVVAHAVSVMIVQADGASYALKSNPDIAKQALTNIASTGREALAELRRTVSLLRTEPATDDMPQHGTAGLARVVDMMRSAGLPVELELTGELDDVSPAVSLGVHRLVQESLTNVLRHAGERPRAKVRVRRRETDVLVEITDNGNSSGQFSLGSGNGLLGMRERVAVLHGTLEAGRQTDGSWRVTAELPLELED, encoded by the coding sequence ATGAGGAGGTTCAGTCTGTGGCTGCGGGGCAAGCCGACGGTTGCGGACTCGATGTTGGCGGCGATCCTGTTCACCCTCGAGGTGTTCGTGTTCACCGCGTCGGGAGACCGCTCGCCCTGGGTGCAGCTGGTCATGGGTTTCCTGCTGTGCCTGCCGATTGCGTGGCGCCGCAGATATCCGCGGGCGGCGGCAGGGGCTGTGCTGGTGATGTCGATCACGATCACCTTCATCAGCTACTCCATCGGCGACCTCGACGCCGAGCACCCCGGCCTGCTGGCGCTCGCCGTCTCCCTCTACACGCTCGTCGCGTACGTCGACCGCCGCACCGCCGCGGTGTACGCGGTGGGCCTGGTCGTCGATTCCGTCCTGTCGATCTGGTTGCTGGAGCAGGAATTGCTGGCGGCCGGCTTGTTCTCGGTCCTCGTCTTCGCGCTGTCCTGGATCACCGCGGAATTTCTCGGCGCCCGCCGCGCCTACGACGAGGAGGTCGCGGCCCGCCTCGTCGTCGCCGACTACGACCGGGATCGCCGCGCCGAGGACGCGGTGGCCGCCGAGCGGACCCGGATCGCCCGGGAACTGCACGACGTGGTCGCCCACGCGGTGAGCGTGATGATCGTGCAGGCCGACGGTGCGTCCTACGCCCTGAAGAGCAACCCCGACATCGCGAAGCAGGCATTGACCAACATCGCGAGCACCGGGCGGGAGGCGCTGGCGGAACTGCGGCGCACCGTGTCGCTGCTCCGCACCGAACCGGCGACCGACGACATGCCCCAGCACGGCACGGCCGGTCTCGCCAGGGTGGTCGACATGATGCGCAGCGCCGGCCTGCCCGTGGAACTGGAGCTGACGGGGGAGTTGGACGACGTCAGCCCGGCGGTCAGCCTCGGCGTCCATCGGCTCGTTCAGGAATCGCTGACCAACGTGCTCCGGCACGCCGGAGAACGTCCGCGTGCCAAGGTGCGGGTGCGGCGCCGCGAGACGGACGTCCTCGTCGAGATCACCGACAACGGCAACTCGTCCGGGCAGTTCTCGCTCGGCTCGGGCAACGGACTACTCGGGATGCGGGAGCGGGTCGCCGTCCTGCACGGCACGCTCGAGGCGGGTCGGCAGACCGACGGGAGTTGGCGCGTCACCGCGGAGCTGCCGCTCGAGTTGGAGGACTGA
- a CDS encoding serine/threonine-protein kinase, translated as MSDFAAPDAQDSVIAAELAAEGYENVMVVGRGGFGVVFRGFQRALERTVAVKVLTADLHATNVERFLREQRAMGRLSGHPNIVNIFHFGTTASGRPYIVMQYHPQGSLESRIRRRGPLAWREALALGVKVAGALETAHRLGTLHRDVKPANILLTDYGEPQLTDFGIAHITGGFETSTGTIIGSPAYTAPEVLQGQPPTPASDVYSLAATLFCAITGHAGFERRSGEQVVAQFLRITSQPIPDLREAGIPTDVSAAIEDAMSGRPSDRPATAVEFGDELRRAEGRNDLVVVDMAIPAELVAEAGDDLPGGGATQAERPADLRARPTPAYSVHAGVGRTPITPSTKYRPPSPNRPLVTRRRLVDALRIGQGRHLTVIHAPAGYGKTTLATQWRDILMEEGVAVAWLSVDPDDNNVVWFLSHLVEAIRQVRVTLAEELGQALEEHGNQAERYVLSTLINEIDRSGESVGVVIDDWHRVTSKETRAALGFLLDNCCHHLHIIVTSRTRSGLPLSRMKVRNELLEIDSVELRFDLTETRTFLVDLGGLSLGQRDVEDLTDSTDGWVAALQLASLSLRGCDDPTRMISHLSGRHQAIGEFLAENVLDTLDADVLDFLMATSITGRVCGELASVLARVPNGQGRLEGIEQCDLFLRRIDDEGEWFRYHHLFAEYLRRRLERDQPDRIEGLHRTASVWFAEHQLLGEAVDHALAAGDEQWAVQLVERDGTYLLEHSQMSTLLGLVAKLPPLAVADSPRLQVEVAWANILLHRSTPAQRALDHLSVSLDRSGFTESEREDIRVEAGVAAGVLEIYADRIAGGELFGEALARPDTLRPWVVSVAANVATFVEIYRFDFAAAQRIQDWVRTYHDRTNGPFSVMYGYAFAGIAAYEQLELAVAEDQFTNALRVARQAGGTHSHAARLAGALLGELRYEQGNLDEAERLIDEGYKLGSEGGVVDFMIARYVIGARIKALQGDRETATRYLQEGSRTADFLSLDRLRARIANERMILGLPTKSVSAGSPRGAPDSGMHGIGRVTAQIEDDTAIRLLLAEDAPQHATRACMSAQQWVNDLEGTGRRRAALHATRLLAACLAAAGRIDEAKSALAEVAAICDERGLNRFLLDGGSHTTALLLALRDDQRAGRWRSNWTPVSVTFLEAMSTAVPTMDT; from the coding sequence ATGTCCGACTTCGCCGCGCCTGACGCCCAGGACTCCGTGATTGCGGCGGAGTTGGCGGCGGAGGGGTACGAGAACGTCATGGTGGTCGGTCGGGGCGGGTTCGGTGTGGTCTTCCGCGGCTTCCAGCGCGCCCTCGAGCGGACGGTGGCGGTCAAGGTGCTCACCGCGGACTTGCATGCAACCAACGTTGAGCGATTCCTGCGGGAGCAGCGCGCGATGGGCAGGTTGTCGGGCCATCCGAATATCGTGAACATTTTTCATTTCGGAACCACCGCGAGCGGTCGGCCGTACATCGTCATGCAATACCACCCGCAGGGTTCGTTGGAGTCGAGGATCCGGCGGCGGGGTCCGCTCGCCTGGCGTGAGGCGCTTGCACTCGGTGTGAAGGTGGCCGGTGCTCTGGAAACCGCTCACCGGTTGGGCACACTGCACCGCGACGTGAAACCCGCGAATATCTTGCTCACCGATTACGGCGAGCCGCAGCTGACCGATTTCGGGATCGCCCACATTACCGGCGGCTTCGAGACGTCGACCGGGACGATCATCGGGTCTCCCGCGTACACCGCCCCGGAGGTGCTGCAGGGGCAGCCACCCACGCCGGCCTCCGACGTGTACAGCCTCGCGGCAACCCTCTTCTGCGCCATCACCGGGCATGCTGGGTTCGAACGCCGCAGTGGTGAGCAGGTTGTCGCCCAGTTCCTGCGGATCACCTCCCAGCCGATCCCCGACCTACGCGAGGCCGGGATCCCCACTGATGTGTCGGCAGCCATCGAAGATGCCATGTCGGGCAGGCCGAGTGACCGACCTGCGACTGCTGTCGAGTTCGGCGACGAGCTTCGACGAGCCGAGGGCCGGAATGATCTGGTCGTCGTCGACATGGCGATTCCCGCCGAACTCGTCGCCGAAGCGGGCGATGACCTTCCCGGCGGGGGAGCGACCCAGGCCGAACGTCCAGCCGATCTTCGAGCCCGACCCACCCCGGCGTACTCGGTGCACGCCGGGGTGGGTCGGACGCCCATTACTCCCTCGACCAAGTACCGGCCCCCGTCGCCGAATCGACCACTGGTCACCCGCCGCCGCTTGGTCGACGCCCTGCGCATCGGCCAGGGACGGCATCTGACGGTGATCCACGCACCCGCCGGGTATGGGAAGACGACCCTGGCCACCCAATGGCGCGACATTCTGATGGAGGAGGGGGTGGCGGTTGCCTGGCTCTCGGTCGATCCCGACGACAACAACGTCGTCTGGTTCCTCTCGCACCTGGTGGAGGCGATCCGACAGGTCCGGGTCACCCTGGCCGAGGAACTCGGTCAGGCACTCGAGGAGCACGGGAACCAGGCCGAACGCTATGTCTTGTCGACTCTGATCAACGAAATTGACCGCAGCGGGGAATCGGTGGGTGTCGTCATCGACGACTGGCATCGCGTGACAAGCAAGGAAACGCGGGCCGCACTGGGCTTCCTGCTGGACAACTGCTGCCACCACCTGCACATCATCGTCACCAGCCGCACACGGTCGGGGTTGCCCCTGAGCCGGATGAAGGTGCGAAACGAACTTCTCGAAATCGATTCTGTCGAACTGCGATTCGACCTGACAGAGACGAGAACGTTCCTGGTCGATCTGGGCGGGCTGAGCCTCGGGCAGCGCGACGTCGAGGACTTGACCGATTCGACCGACGGCTGGGTTGCCGCCCTTCAGCTGGCTTCGCTGTCGTTGCGCGGTTGCGACGATCCGACCCGGATGATCAGCCACTTGTCGGGACGCCATCAGGCTATCGGCGAGTTCCTCGCGGAGAACGTACTGGACACGCTCGACGCCGACGTCCTCGATTTCCTGATGGCCACGTCGATCACGGGGCGCGTATGCGGCGAACTCGCGTCCGTGCTGGCGCGGGTGCCCAACGGGCAGGGGCGGCTCGAAGGGATTGAGCAGTGTGATCTGTTCCTCCGACGAATCGACGACGAGGGGGAATGGTTCCGGTACCACCACCTCTTTGCCGAATATCTCCGTCGCCGTCTCGAGCGGGACCAACCCGACAGGATCGAAGGTCTCCATCGCACGGCATCGGTGTGGTTCGCCGAACATCAACTTCTCGGCGAGGCCGTCGATCATGCCCTGGCCGCGGGGGACGAGCAGTGGGCCGTCCAACTGGTCGAGCGTGATGGGACGTATCTGCTCGAGCACTCGCAGATGTCCACGTTGCTGGGGCTGGTCGCGAAACTGCCGCCACTGGCCGTCGCCGACAGCCCTCGGCTGCAGGTGGAGGTCGCCTGGGCGAACATTCTCCTGCATCGGTCCACACCGGCCCAAAGGGCTCTCGATCATCTGTCTGTCTCTTTGGATCGGAGCGGGTTCACGGAATCGGAACGAGAGGATATCCGCGTCGAGGCAGGTGTGGCCGCAGGTGTCCTTGAGATCTACGCCGATAGAATCGCGGGCGGGGAGCTGTTCGGGGAGGCCCTCGCGCGGCCGGACACCCTACGTCCCTGGGTGGTGTCCGTCGCCGCGAACGTCGCGACCTTCGTTGAGATCTACCGATTCGACTTCGCTGCCGCCCAGAGGATCCAGGACTGGGTGCGCACCTACCACGACCGTACAAATGGTCCCTTCAGTGTCATGTACGGATATGCCTTCGCCGGCATCGCCGCCTACGAACAACTCGAGCTCGCGGTGGCCGAAGACCAGTTCACCAACGCGCTCCGCGTCGCACGACAGGCCGGCGGAACACACTCCCATGCGGCCCGCCTCGCCGGCGCCCTCCTCGGTGAATTGAGGTACGAGCAGGGAAACCTCGACGAGGCCGAACGGTTGATCGACGAGGGCTACAAGCTCGGATCCGAGGGCGGTGTCGTCGATTTCATGATCGCCCGCTACGTCATCGGCGCCAGGATCAAAGCACTGCAAGGGGACCGTGAAACCGCTACCAGATATTTGCAGGAAGGATCACGAACAGCGGATTTCTTGTCACTCGATCGCCTTCGTGCGCGAATCGCAAACGAACGGATGATACTGGGATTGCCGACGAAGTCAGTCTCCGCTGGATCGCCGCGCGGGGCGCCCGACAGTGGGATGCACGGAATAGGCCGGGTAACCGCGCAGATCGAGGACGATACTGCGATCCGGTTGTTGCTCGCCGAGGACGCACCGCAGCACGCTACTCGCGCGTGCATGTCGGCGCAGCAGTGGGTGAACGACCTCGAGGGGACCGGGCGGCGCCGAGCCGCCCTGCACGCCACTCGTTTACTCGCCGCTTGCCTCGCGGCGGCTGGGCGGATCGACGAGGCGAAGTCGGCCCTTGCCGAGGTGGCGGCGATATGCGACGAGCGCGGATTGAACCGTTTCCTGCTGGACGGCGGTTCGCACACCACTGCATTGCTACTCGCGCTCCGCGATGATCAACGAGCGGGGCGCTGGCGGTCGAACTGGACGCCGGTGTCGGTTACCTTCCTCGAGGCGATGTCCACGGCGGTGCCGACGATGGACACGTGA
- a CDS encoding VOC family protein, with amino-acid sequence MPTRDEAWPQGTPCWIDCQVDDTAKAREFYAGLFGWEIMDSPEEAGGYLMALKNGKPAAGIGPKPEGMSVPSAWTTYFAADSADDIATKVTAAGGQNFMPPFDVMDVGRMFVAADPTGAAFGVWEAQTHTGAGIFNEHGAYCWNELHTRSYRQAQDFYAQVFGWSYTEIGDGDSFVYSTFALPGGEGIGGVSDDTKMPGQTPAHWLTWFQVDDTDAALAKATELGATVIMGADDSPAGRMGIVQAPQSEVFGVIDPTHTVGQFPGQQG; translated from the coding sequence ATGCCCACACGTGACGAAGCCTGGCCGCAGGGAACCCCTTGTTGGATCGATTGTCAGGTCGACGACACCGCGAAGGCCCGCGAGTTCTATGCGGGTCTGTTCGGCTGGGAGATCATGGACAGCCCAGAGGAGGCCGGCGGATATCTCATGGCACTGAAGAACGGCAAGCCGGCCGCCGGTATCGGCCCCAAACCCGAGGGAATGTCCGTCCCCTCGGCGTGGACGACGTACTTCGCGGCGGACAGCGCCGACGACATCGCAACCAAGGTCACCGCCGCCGGGGGTCAGAATTTCATGCCGCCATTCGATGTGATGGATGTCGGCCGCATGTTCGTCGCAGCCGATCCCACCGGCGCGGCGTTCGGGGTCTGGGAGGCCCAGACCCACACCGGCGCGGGCATCTTCAACGAGCACGGAGCCTACTGCTGGAACGAACTGCACACCCGCAGCTACCGACAGGCCCAGGACTTCTACGCCCAGGTCTTCGGCTGGTCCTATACCGAAATCGGTGACGGTGACAGCTTCGTCTACTCGACGTTCGCTCTGCCCGGCGGTGAGGGCATCGGCGGCGTCAGCGACGACACCAAGATGCCCGGTCAGACCCCGGCCCACTGGCTGACTTGGTTCCAGGTCGACGACACCGACGCCGCGCTGGCCAAGGCCACCGAACTGGGCGCCACCGTCATCATGGGTGCCGACGACAGTCCCGCCGGCCGAATGGGCATCGTCCAGGCACCGCAGAGCGAGGTCTTCGGCGTCATCGATCCCACTCACACCGTAGGCCAATTCCCCGGCCAGCAGGGCTGA
- a CDS encoding DUF3224 domain-containing protein, with protein MADTTTHRTVEAQFDIDSWDEVPYDEPDEGPKLTRVVIRKTYRGALEGTGVADVLTSQGADGAGYVASERIQAILDGRRGTFVIQHGGLADGADQTTFGTVIPHSGTAELTGLSGQATEARQGVLTLVYSFENPS; from the coding sequence ATGGCTGACACCACTACACATCGAACAGTCGAAGCCCAGTTCGACATCGACAGCTGGGATGAGGTTCCCTATGACGAGCCGGACGAGGGCCCGAAATTGACCCGGGTCGTGATTCGCAAGACCTACCGAGGAGCACTCGAGGGAACCGGGGTGGCGGACGTTCTCACCTCGCAGGGCGCCGACGGCGCCGGTTACGTTGCCTCGGAACGCATCCAAGCGATTCTGGACGGCCGGCGCGGGACGTTCGTGATTCAGCATGGCGGTCTGGCCGACGGCGCGGACCAGACTACGTTCGGGACCGTGATCCCGCATTCCGGCACGGCGGAGCTAACCGGATTATCCGGGCAGGCCACCGAGGCCCGCCAAGGCGTCCTGACTCTCGTCTACAGCTTCGAGAACCCGTCCTGA
- a CDS encoding VOC family protein translates to MGHVQRFDHIGVTVADLDSVTAFFVGLGLEVEGTGSVEGEFVETVCGIPGAHCEIVMLRPPGEGSRLELSAFVTPDHVPGSPTAMANELGLRNVSFEVGDLQAAVDAVAADGYGLIGGIGEYENSVRMAYVRGPEGIIVSLFEQIG, encoded by the coding sequence GTGGGACACGTACAACGTTTCGACCATATCGGCGTCACCGTCGCGGACCTCGACTCGGTAACGGCGTTCTTCGTCGGGCTGGGCCTGGAGGTGGAGGGCACCGGATCCGTGGAGGGCGAGTTCGTGGAGACCGTCTGCGGCATTCCCGGCGCGCATTGTGAGATCGTGATGCTGCGTCCGCCCGGCGAAGGGTCCCGGCTGGAGCTCTCGGCCTTCGTCACGCCCGACCACGTGCCTGGATCGCCAACAGCGATGGCGAACGAGCTGGGGCTGCGCAATGTGTCCTTCGAGGTCGGCGACCTGCAAGCCGCCGTCGACGCGGTGGCTGCGGATGGGTACGGGCTCATCGGCGGCATCGGCGAGTACGAGAACAGCGTGCGGATGGCCTACGTGCGTGGGCCGGAAGGGATCATCGTGTCCCTGTTCGAGCAGATCGGCTGA